A window of Deltaproteobacteria bacterium genomic DNA:
TCTCAAGTAACCATTCCCTGGCTTCCACAGGAATTACATCGCAAATGCTCAGAAGCATAATTTCAAAAGTAATTTTAGGTGAACTTGTAACACTATCCATCGTCGGCTTCGTACTCTGGATGACGATCTCTACGACGCCTCAAGAGAAGAGCCAGGAAAGTATAAACACAGCAAAAAAGGAGGTATTGTGATGCGCGTACTAATTACCGGGGCAAGCGGTTTTATCGGTTCGAATATAGCAAGAAGATTACTTGAGGCAGGCCATGAAGTGACGGGATGTGTAAGAAATCCCCAAAGGTCGGCAAGAGCATTGCCGGGCCTTAAACTGATCAGGTGTGACTTCAGCAAAGACCATGATCCCGCTGTCTGGATGAATAGGCTTGAAGGGATTGATGTAGTCATTAATGCCGTGGGAATTATCAGTGAATCGAGGTCAAATACATTCAAGGCACTTCACAGTAATACACCGAAGGCCCTTTTTAAGGCTTGCACTGATGCCGGTGTTAAAAAGATCATCCAGGTCTCGGCACTGGGGGCTGATGAAGGGGCTGGAAGCAGCTACCATAAAAGCAAGAAAGAGGCTGACGACTATTTGAAAACCCTCGATGTTGATTACGTCATCCTCCATCCTTCCGTTGTTTACGGCAGGGGTGGCAAAAGTACGGCCCTCTTTATGGCTATGGCGGCCATGCCCGTCATATCCCAAATCGGTGATGGGAAACAATATTTTCAGCCCATCCATATTAGTGATTTATCGGATGCCGTTCTAAAATTCATTGAAAAAGAGGAAGAGCTAAGGTGCACAGTTCAACTGGTGGGGCCAAAGGCAATTACTTTTGTCGATCTCCTTCTAGGCTTCAGAAAGTATCTTGGCTTGAAAAAGCCCTTTATTTTAAAAGTTCCCCTGCCTCTTGTCCGGCTAAGCGCCTGGTTCGGGAATTTCATCAAAAACAGCCCCATGAACGGTGAAGCGCTGGATATGCTTCTTAGAGGCAATACGGGAGATCCGGCAGAACTGACGAAACTCACAGGCATTGAACCTAAACCTCTAAAAAAAATGATAGATCACAGTCCCGCCCTACAGGCTGATTACCGGCATGCGAGGCTCTACTTTTTGCTTCCCCTTTTACAGTATTCCATCGCCTTTGTCTGGATAGCTTCGGGCCTTATTTCGGCCTTTATTTATCCTGTGGAAGAGAGTTATGCACTGCTTAGAACTGTGGGCGCCGAGGGGGCAATGCTACCGCTATTGCTCTACGGCGCGTCCTTTGTCGATGTCATGCTCGGCCTTGCCATGTTGACCGGTTACCGTATAAAAGAGGTATCTATAATCCAGGTTATGGTGATAGCTCTTTACTCACTCATTATTGCCCTGGAACTGCCTGCCTTCTGGCTGCACCCCTTCGGGCCTGTTACCAAAAACATACCCTTCATAGTTTCCATATTAATCGTCATGCTCAAGGAGGAGAAATGATGGACTATTTATGGCTCAAATTTATTCATATTCTCAGTTCCACCTTTCTCTTCGGCACCGGTGTGGGAAGCGCCTTTTATATGTTCCGTGCAAACTTAAGCAAAGACGTGCCTTCCATCGCTTTTGCCGCAAAAAATGTGGTTTTGGCAGATTGGTTTTTTACAACACCCACCGTCATCATCCAACCCCTTACGGGCATCATGATGATGTATATAGGGGGCTATAACATTTACGATCCCTGGATTATGGCTTCCTTTGCCCTTTACGGATTGGCAGGCATCTGCTGGCTGCCTGTGGTCTGGCTTCAAATGAAGATGCGTGAACTGGCTGAAGATGCTTTGCATAAGGGAGGGGAGCTTTCAGCTAAATACTGGAAATATGAAAGATGGTGGTTCTGGCTTGGTGTGGTTGCTTTTCCGGCTATGGTTATTGTATTTCATTGCATGGTTTTTAAGCCGCTCTGAAAAGGAGGAGGAAATGAGTGAGAATAATTGGAAATTCAAAATCCTCTACGATGGGGGGTGCCCAATATGCAAGGCTGAAATTGCCTGGTTGAAGGGAAAAGATAGAAAAGGAAGCCTGCTTACAGAGGATATCAGTGCGCCTGCATTTGAATCTTCACTGTATGGAAAAAGCCTTGATGAACTGATGGGCAGCATCCACGGTGTTTTCCCTGGTGGACATATTGTTTCAGGCATTGACGCAGTCATTGAGCTTTATCGCGCTGTCGGGCTTGGCTGGTTATGGTTGCCTGCAAAGCTGCCCTTCGTAAGGCCCTTTTATGATCTTGTTTACAGCTTGTTTGCCCTGTATCGCTTTCGTTATAGTTCGAAAAGCGGCATATGTGAGAGTGGTCGATGCTCAAAGTAAAACAAATTGAAGTAATGGTAAACCTATTAATAAGGTATTTAAAATAAATATCTCTTACTAGGGTTTATGCCCATGAGGGTAAAGATTGTGAGGAATCTTAAGATTTCTCCCTTTGGTCGAAATGACGGGAAAATTTTATCTCCATTAATGGCTGGCAGGTGAAATTCTCCGTCTTTTTCTTTAATATAGAATGAATGAATTAATACCATATCCCACCGATCCGCCACCGGGGATTTTCATTAAATTTAAGAACTTGTCCCGGCACTTGTCAAGGAGGAGAGGAAGAAAGGTCAAACCTGGAAACTGTGACCCAACTGCTATTTTTAGGTTTAATGGGGAAATCTGCTATTTTAGGCTTTATTAATTCGAATTGTTGACCTATAGTGAATAAATGGCGGTCATATATGCCGCAATCTGCCGTAAACAGCGATTTGGAGTTTGTGGGAATGCATTTAAAGTCAAATCATCTCTTCATTATTCTGCCATGCTTATTAGTTCTCTTTAAACTTCAGTCCTTTTATTCTTTTTTGCTCTCTTTCTTCCCCGGCGTCAATGTGCCGGTTATTTTAAAATCCCTTTATTATTTTGCTGTTTATGAGCTATATCCTTATTCGCTCCCTGTTGCATTAGAGGGATGCCTTAAAAGAGGTGAAATATCAATAAACTATCTGTTGAAGGGAGGGAGCTTGCTTGCCACGGAGAGATGAAAAACCACCCGTTGTTCTTGTCGTTGATAAGGCGGAGAATGATCGCGCAGCATTCGGGAGTTTTCTCGAAGAAGAAGGATACAGGGTTTGCTTGGCCGAAAATTACAAAACCGCCATGGCCGAATTTACCGCCCATGATATGGATGTTGTTTTTCTGGATACGGGGCTTTCCGGCAAGTCCGGCCTTGATGTGCTGCGGGAGATGAAAGGAAAAAACCATCTTGTGCCGGTGATTATGATTACAGGCGCGCCTGCTCTCGATACGGCAACGGAGGCCCTTCGTCTTGGCGCCTATGATTATATTCCCAAGCCGATAAGGAAGGAAACTCTGCTTCGTGTCGCAAAAATGGCCGCCCGTCACAAAAGGATAGTCGATGAAAATGAGAAGTACCGTGTCAATCTGGATGCTATTTTCCGGAGCG
This region includes:
- a CDS encoding SDR family NAD(P)-dependent oxidoreductase → MRVLITGASGFIGSNIARRLLEAGHEVTGCVRNPQRSARALPGLKLIRCDFSKDHDPAVWMNRLEGIDVVINAVGIISESRSNTFKALHSNTPKALFKACTDAGVKKIIQVSALGADEGAGSSYHKSKKEADDYLKTLDVDYVILHPSVVYGRGGKSTALFMAMAAMPVISQIGDGKQYFQPIHISDLSDAVLKFIEKEEELRCTVQLVGPKAITFVDLLLGFRKYLGLKKPFILKVPLPLVRLSAWFGNFIKNSPMNGEALDMLLRGNTGDPAELTKLTGIEPKPLKKMIDHSPALQADYRHARLYFLLPLLQYSIAFVWIASGLISAFIYPVEESYALLRTVGAEGAMLPLLLYGASFVDVMLGLAMLTGYRIKEVSIIQVMVIALYSLIIALELPAFWLHPFGPVTKNIPFIVSILIVMLKEEK
- a CDS encoding DUF2269 domain-containing protein, with protein sequence MDYLWLKFIHILSSTFLFGTGVGSAFYMFRANLSKDVPSIAFAAKNVVLADWFFTTPTVIIQPLTGIMMMYIGGYNIYDPWIMASFALYGLAGICWLPVVWLQMKMRELAEDALHKGGELSAKYWKYERWWFWLGVVAFPAMVIVFHCMVFKPL
- a CDS encoding DUF393 domain-containing protein, with translation MSENNWKFKILYDGGCPICKAEIAWLKGKDRKGSLLTEDISAPAFESSLYGKSLDELMGSIHGVFPGGHIVSGIDAVIELYRAVGLGWLWLPAKLPFVRPFYDLVYSLFALYRFRYSSKSGICESGRCSK